The nucleotide sequence TACGAGTTCAGGTGGTAACGAAATGAAGCAGATCATCGTGTATGATATTTCCAACGATCGATTGCGAGAGCGGGTATGTCATACAGTGCAGGATTATGGATTCAAACGGCTTCAGTACAGCGTATACAAAGGCTCCAGGTCCAGAAATACACTTGAAGCGCTCTCCATTGAGATTCAGGATATCCTAGGTGATGAGGAGGCTGATGTGAGGTTCTACCTGATTTGTGATAAGTGCCTTGAGAAAACCATGGTCGTATCAAAGAAGGGAATCGATGACATTTCAGAGGTGATGTTTCCATGCAGAGCGAGCTAGAATCCCAGATAGTCAAACAACTGCGACCTGTTTTCACACCCGAAGATGTGCGGCAGTTTGTTTACTGTCCCCGTATCATCTATTTCAGATATGTCCTGAAATGCAGACCTGGTCCCTCCGTGAAGATGCGGAAA is from Candidatus Lokiarchaeota archaeon and encodes:
- the cas2 gene encoding CRISPR-associated endonuclease Cas2, with translation MKQIIVYDISNDRLRERVCHTVQDYGFKRLQYSVYKGSRSRNTLEALSIEIQDILGDEEADVRFYLICDKCLEKTMVVSKKGIDDISEVMFPCRAS